One Glycine max cultivar Williams 82 chromosome 6, Glycine_max_v4.0, whole genome shotgun sequence DNA segment encodes these proteins:
- the LOC100801568 gene encoding protein MHF1 homolog, with protein sequence MENADANSEVENDAEMKLLRDKFRLSAISIIESQAKQNGMEVAKIVVTCIADLAFKYTECVARDLHLFAQHANRKSVNMEDVILCGHRNEHVSGMLRSFSNVLKANDPQSERKRKKETKKNDKGTA encoded by the exons ATGGAAAACGCGGACGCGAACAGCGAAGTCGAAAACGACGCGGAAATGAAGCTCTTGAGAGATAAATTCAGGCTCTCCGCAATCTCCATAATCGAATCTCAAG CAAAACAAAATGGCATGGAAGTAGCAAAAATCGTAGTCACTTGCATTGCGGATTTGGCCTTCAAATATACAG AGTGCGTGGCTAGGGATCTTCATCTATTTGCGCAGCATGCGAATCGTAAATCTGTAAATATGGAAGATGTGATACTTTGTG GACATAGGAATGAACATGTATCTGGCATGTTGAGGAGCTTCTCCAATGTTTTAAAAGCCAACGATCCTCAATCTGAAAGGAAGCGAAAGAAAGAAACCAAAAAGAACGACAAAGGAACCGCTTAG